A stretch of Paracoccus sp. MA DNA encodes these proteins:
- a CDS encoding NAD+ synthase: protein MTDTFRITLGQLNPTVGDLPGNAAKAREAWAAAREAGADLLALPEMFITGYQTQDLVLKPGFTQEAMAHIVDLARDCVDGPAIGIGGPYAEEDRLYNAYWILKGGKVVARVLKHELPHKQLFDEWRLFNVGPISGPYSLDGLRIGSPICEDAWWPEVCETLAETGAEILLVPNGSPYHRNKLDLRMGHMVARVVETGLPLIYLNSVGGQDDQVYDGGSFVLNPGEDGGAVKVMQLAPFDEMLAHVDFTRTPQGWRAVPGRMDHMPDEWEQDYRAMMEGLRDYMRKSGFRKAVLGLSGGIDSALVATIASDAIGPENVRCVMLPSEYTSQASLDDAADCAGRLGTRLDTVHIEGARDAVGEALAHLMEGTQPDATEENIQSRLRGVMLMALSNKFGELLLTTGNKSEVAVGYATIYGDMAGGYNPIKDLYKTRVFQTCRWRNENHRDWMLGRAGEVIPPQIISKPPSAELRPNQKDQDSLPPYEVLDAILEGLVEKDLALKDLVAQGFEPETVKKVETLLYGSEWKRYQAAPGPRISTKAFWLDRRYPLVNRWRDRL from the coding sequence CCTGGGCCGCGGCGCGCGAGGCCGGCGCCGACCTTCTGGCCCTGCCCGAGATGTTCATCACCGGCTACCAGACGCAGGACCTGGTGCTGAAGCCCGGCTTCACGCAGGAGGCCATGGCCCATATCGTCGATCTGGCGCGGGACTGCGTGGACGGCCCCGCCATCGGCATCGGCGGCCCCTATGCCGAGGAGGACCGGCTTTACAACGCCTATTGGATCCTCAAGGGCGGCAAGGTCGTGGCGCGGGTGCTCAAGCACGAATTGCCGCACAAGCAGCTGTTCGACGAATGGCGGCTGTTCAATGTCGGGCCGATCTCGGGGCCCTACAGCCTGGACGGGCTGCGCATCGGCAGCCCGATCTGCGAGGACGCCTGGTGGCCCGAGGTCTGCGAAACGCTGGCCGAAACCGGGGCCGAAATCCTGCTGGTCCCGAACGGCAGCCCCTATCACCGCAACAAGCTGGACCTGCGCATGGGCCATATGGTCGCCCGCGTGGTCGAGACCGGGCTGCCGCTGATCTACCTGAACTCGGTCGGCGGGCAGGACGACCAAGTCTATGACGGCGGCAGCTTCGTGCTGAACCCGGGCGAGGATGGCGGCGCGGTCAAGGTCATGCAGCTGGCGCCCTTCGACGAGATGCTGGCGCATGTCGATTTCACCCGCACCCCGCAAGGCTGGCGGGCTGTGCCGGGCCGGATGGACCACATGCCCGACGAGTGGGAGCAGGACTACCGCGCCATGATGGAGGGATTGCGCGACTACATGCGCAAGTCCGGGTTCCGCAAGGCGGTGCTGGGCCTGTCGGGCGGCATCGACTCGGCGCTGGTCGCCACCATCGCCAGCGACGCCATCGGCCCCGAGAACGTGCGCTGCGTCATGCTGCCCAGCGAATACACCTCGCAAGCCAGCCTCGATGATGCCGCCGATTGCGCCGGGCGGCTGGGCACGCGGCTGGACACCGTGCATATCGAGGGCGCCCGCGACGCGGTGGGCGAGGCGCTGGCCCATCTGATGGAAGGCACCCAGCCCGACGCGACCGAGGAAAACATCCAGTCCCGGCTGCGCGGCGTGATGCTGATGGCGCTGTCGAACAAGTTCGGCGAGCTGCTCTTGACCACCGGCAACAAGTCCGAGGTCGCGGTCGGCTATGCCACGATCTATGGCGACATGGCCGGCGGCTACAACCCGATCAAGGATCTCTACAAGACCCGCGTCTTCCAGACCTGCCGCTGGCGCAATGAAAATCATCGCGACTGGATGCTGGGCCGCGCGGGCGAGGTGATCCCGCCGCAGATCATCTCGAAGCCGCCTTCGGCCGAGCTGCGCCCCAACCAGAAGGACCAGGACAGCCTGCCGCCCTATGAGGTGCTGGACGCGATCCTGGAAGGGCTGGTCGAGAAGGACCTGGCGCTGAAGGACCTGGTCGCGCAGGGATTCGAGCCCGAGACGGTCAAGAAGGTCGAGACCCTGCTTTATGGCAGCGAATGGAAGCGATACCAGGCGGCGCCGGGGCCGCGCATCTCGACCAAGGCCTTCTGGCTGGATCGGCGCTATCCGCTGGTCAACCGCTGGCGCGACCGGCTCTGA
- a CDS encoding IS5 family transposase (programmed frameshift) encodes MNLARNLISDDEWTFFEGFIRAVRHPNGRKPADHRLVLNGIFWIARTGAPWRDLPEEFGKWSSVYRQFRRWTLAGLWEDILDALNHAGIAPDKLQMVDSTVIRAHHHAAGAKGGPPKEALGRSRGGFSTKIHLRVNGAGLPMRTEITPGQDSDYTGYDMVMADNLPQPAVLVADRGYDSDKIREDIESRNALPMIPMRRNRRVRKAVDMTIYTLRNMVERCFNKLKNSRRLATRYDKTAESFLGFVDVACIRLWLRHLST; translated from the exons ATGAACTTGGCACGCAACCTGATATCCGACGATGAGTGGACCTTCTTCGAGGGCTTCATTCGTGCCGTCCGGCACCCTAACGGGCGGAAACCTGCGGACCATCGTCTTGTTCTGAATGGTATATTCTGGATCGCAAGGACTGGTGCGCCATGGCGCGATCTGCCCGAAGAGTTTGGCAAGTGGTCCTCGGTCTACCGTCAGTTCCGCCGCTGGACTTTGGCGGGACTGTGGGAGGATATCCTGGATGCGCTGAACCACGCTGGGATCGCGCCAGACAAGCTCCAGATGGTTGATAGCACTGTGATCCGCGCCCATCATCATGCGGCGGGCGCAAAAGGGGGAC CTCCGAAAGAGGCTCTTGGCCGTTCGAGAGGTGGCTTCTCGACCAAGATCCATCTCCGCGTCAACGGCGCAGGCCTCCCGATGAGGACCGAGATCACGCCGGGGCAGGATTCCGACTACACCGGCTATGATATGGTGATGGCCGACAACCTGCCGCAACCAGCAGTTCTGGTCGCCGACAGGGGCTATGACTCTGATAAAATTCGGGAAGACATCGAGAGCCGCAACGCCCTGCCCATGATACCGATGCGAAGGAACCGAAGGGTGCGCAAGGCTGTCGACATGACCATCTACACCCTGCGCAACATGGTCGAGCGCTGCTTCAACAAGCTGAAAAATAGCCGCCGCCTTGCAACCCGCTACGACAAAACCGCCGAAAGCTTCCTTGGCTTCGTCGACGTCGCCTGCATCAGGCTCTGGCTCCGCCATTTGTCAACATGA